The genomic segment CCGGTCCCGGCGTCGATTCCTTACCCGACGCCTTCGACCAGGCTTTCGATCAATGGCTCGCCTACTTCCATATCGAGATCACAAAGTCGTCGGCTCCGATCGTGGCCTGCTTGATGCGCGAGAAGCCGCGTTTCGCGGCCGTCGGCCTGCTGCCGGCCGATCTGCCGGCCTTCGATCACGCGTACTTTCGTGGCAACCGTATTTGGGTCTTCGATCAGAAAGACGATTACTACCGCCGGCACCTACTCCTGCACGAAGGAACGCACGCCTTTATGAACACGAACCTCGGCGCCTGTGGTCCGCCGTGGTTCATGGAGGGCATCGCCGAGCTATTGGCTACGCACGCGCTCGTTGACGGCCAAGTGGCGCTCAACCAGTTCCCCGCCGATGCCGAGGATGTGCCGGGCTGGGGGCGCGTGCGCCTGGTGCGCGACGCGCTCGCCGCCGGTCGCCGCATGCCGATCGACGATATCCTCACCTACGACGCGCGGGCCCACGAAGAGGTCGAGCCCTATGGCTGGTGCTGGGCCATTGCGGCGTTTCTAGACGGCCATCCGCGCTATCAGGAACGCTTTCGCGAGCTGGCGCGGCATCCGGACCCCAAAGATTTCAATGATCGCTTCCGCAAGGCATTCGACGCCGACTGGCGGGAATTGGCCGAAGAGTGGCAACTCTTCGTAGCGCACCTGGAATATGGTTATGACCTCGTGCGCGAAGCGATCAACTTCCGTCCCGGAAAACCGCTTCCCGCGGCCGGTGCAAAAGTGAAAGTCGCCGCCGACCGTGGTTGGCAAGCAGCCGGCGTCACGCTCGAAGCGGGCAAGACGTACCACCTCCGCGCCACCGGGCGCTTTCAAGTTGCCGCCGATCCGCGCCCCTGGCCCAGCGGACCCGAGGGGGTCACGATTCGCTACTGGGAACGCAAACCGTTGGGCATCTTGCTGGCAGCGGTCCATCCCGAACCCTTCGATCCCGACTCGGCGAGCACGCTGTTGAGTCCCCTTGCGATCGGCGCAGAAGGGACGATTCGGCCCGAGGCGACCGGCACGCTGTACCTGCGGATCAACGACTCGCCGGCCGAGCTGGATGACAATAAAGGATCGTTGGACGTGCAGATTCGGCCGGAGTAAGCACCAAAGTTGGCGTCCGGGCCGCGCATCCCCCCTCGCCCGGCCGGCCACTGGCGCGTTACTATTTGGGTTCGCCCGCCCCAAGTCGCCATCCCTATCAGCCCGAAGCGCCAGCGAGGGAAACGGGGCTCCTCGCTGGCGCTTCGGGCTGAGTAAGGAAACGGGCCGCAACAACGAACTTTGCGTGCCATGCATTTCGGCCACAGGCCGATAAGCATGCAGCTCGACAATCGGTCAATACGCTCCAGCCCATGCCCAAGCTGTATATCGAAACCGTCGGCTGCCAGATGAACATGCTCGATAGCGAGCTGGTCGTGGCCAGTCTGCGCAAACAGGGTTATGAGCTGGTCGCCAGCGCGCGCGAGGCGGACACGATCCTCTTCAATACGTGCAGCGTCCGGCAACACGCCGAAGACAAGATCTACAGCGCCCTGGGCCGGCTTAAGCACGCCAAGACCCACAACCCGAAGAAGATCATCGGCGTCTTGGGCTGTATGGCCCAGAAAGATCAGCAACTGATTTTCGACCGCGCTCCGTACGTCGACCTGGTCGTCGGGCCGGGTCAGTTGCACCAGATTCCCACGCTGATTTCCGAGATCGCCGCCGGCAGCGGCCCGCGGATGGAAGTCAGTCTCGACCGCACGGCCGGCAGCCGTGCCGAGGTCGAGCGCAGCTTCGAAAGCTACGATCCCTTGCGCGACGAGCAGATGCGCCCCTCGCCGTACCAGGCCTTCGTGCGGATCATGATCGGCTGCGACAAGTTCTGCACCTATTGCATCGTGCCGAAGGTACGCGGGCCCGAGCAGAGCCGGCCGGCCGCGCAGATCGAAATCGAGGCGCGCCGCCTGGCCGACGAAGGCTGCCGCGAGATCACTCTGTTGGGGCAAACCGTCAACAGCTATAAGCACACCGCCGATGGCCGCACCGCGCGCCTGTCGGACCTGCTCGTGCGTTTGCACGAAATCTCGGGGCTGGATCGCATCAAGTTCGTCACGAATTATCCTAAGGATATGACCGACGAGCTGCTGACCGCCGTCCGCGATTTGCCAAAGTGTTCCCACTACTTGCACGTGCCCGTGCAAAGCGGCTCGGACGCGGTGCTGAAGCGGATGAAACGCGGTTACACGGTGGGCGAGTATCGCGAGATGCTCGCGCGCATTCGCGAGACCATTCCCGACGCCGCGGTGACCAGCGATTTCATCGTCGGCTTCTGCGGCGAAACCGAAGAGGATTTTGAACAGTCGGCCGAGCTGTTGCGCGAAGGACGCTTCAAGAACAGCTTCGTGTTCAAGTACAGCGAGCGCCCCGGTACCAAGGGAGCCGAGTTGTTCCCCGATGACGTGCCGGACGACGTCAAGCGCCGCCGCAACAACGAACTCTTGGCACTGCAGGCCGCGATCAGCGAAGAAGACAACCAGGCATTCCTCGGCCGCCAGGTGGAAGTGTTGGTCGAAGGGCCAAGCAAAATGAACCGCGCCACCGACGGCAAGCTTCAGTTGACCGGTCGTACCAACTGTGATCGAATCGTTGTGTTCGACGGGAACGAGCGTCTCGTCGGGCAATTCCTTCCTGTCGTGATTTACGACGCCAATGCGTGGACGTTGTTCGGCAGCGTCGTCACCAGCCACGTCGGCCCCGAAGTCTACAGCTTGTAAGCGCCCCCTCCGCAGGCGGCTCCCCGGCGCGACGGAATAAAGATGGAAATCGGCCGACTGCATCATTTCCTCGATAATCCCGCCGAGGCGGACGGCTGGCTGCGCTCGTGGGGCCTGGAGAATCTCGAGCGCGGCCACGCCAACCTGGTGAACATGGCCACGGCCGGCATCCCGCTCGATCTCTTGGCCACGCTCTGCGATCAATTGGCCGAGCACCTGCCGCGCTCCAGCAATCCTGACATGGCGCTCAACAACCTGGATCGATTCATCCAGGCGTCGCGCAGTCCGCTCGCAATCGGCTCCTTGTTCGAACGTGATCTCGAAGCGCTGCCGGATCTGCTGCAGATCATGGCCACGAGCCAGTATCTAAGTGACCTGTTGGTGCTCGATCCCGGTGCTTACGACTTGCTCCGGATCACCGAAGGGCAGCCGGTGGCGCGCGACGTGCTGGTCGAGGAATTGGCCGCGGAGGTTGCGGCTCTGGACGACGATCATGCGGTGATGACGGCGCTGCGGCGTTACAAGCGGCGCGAGACTTTGCGCATCTCGTACGGCGACATCATCCGCAATCAGCCGCTGTCGACGGTGACGGCGCAAATCTCGTACCTCGCGGACGCCATCGTGGAAAGCGCGGTCCGTTTCGCGCGCCGCCGGCTGATTGAAAAGCGCGGACACCCGCGCGGCCCCGATGGCAGCCCGGCCCGCTTTGTCGCGCTGGCGATGGGCAAGCTCGGCGGTGTGGAGCTGAACTATTCGAGCGACATCGATCTGGTGTTTCTCTACGAAATCGACGGCAAGACCGACGGCCCGCGCGCGATCGACAACGTCGAATTCTTCGATCGGCTGGTACGCGACGTCGTGCGCCTGCTGTCCGAAGCGACGGACCTGGGCGTGCCGTATCGCGTCGATTTGCGCTTGCGACCGCTGGGCGATCGCGGCCCCTTGGTGCAGAGCGTCGAGCAATCGACCCACTACTACGACGTGCTCGGCCGCACGTGGGAGCGGCAAGCGTACGTCAAGGCGCGGGCCGTGGCCGGTGACCTCGATCTCGGCCAGGAGTTTCTCGCCCATCTCGAACCGTGGATCTATCGCCGCTATCTGGCGCTTGCCGATATCACGGGCATCAAAGCGCTCAAGCGCCGCATCGAGCACCGCACCCACACGCAGGGCAAAGACGCCTTCGACGTGAAGACCGGCGAAGGCGGCATCCGCGATGTCGAATTCGTCATTCAGTTTCTACAACTGCTGAACGGCGCCGACATGCCGCAGCTGCGTACGGGCAATACGCTCGAGGCGATCGCGCAACTGGAAAACACCGGTTGCCTGACGCACCAGGAGCGCTCGCTCTTGGAGGAAAACTACAGCTTCCTCCGCAAAATCGAGCATCGCCTGCAAATCATGTTCGATCTGCAGACTCACAGCATGCCCAGCGATCCGCAGGAATTGCGGCGCCTGGCCATACGCATGGGCTACACGGATCAAAAAGGCAAAACGGCGCTCGCCGGCTTCGAAAACGACTATCGCACCAAGACCGCGCTCAACCGCAAGATTCTCGATCATTTGCTGCACGACGCTTTCGGCGACGACGCCGAAACCGAGCCCGAGGTCGACCTGGTACTCGATCCCGATCCGCCTCCCGAGCAGATCGAAAGCGTGTTGGGGCGGTATCCTTTCCGCGACGTGCAACTGGCATATCGCAATCTGCAGGCGCTGGCGAGCGAGAAGATCCGCTTCTTGTCGACGCGCCGCTGCCGGCACTTTTTGGCATCAATCGCGCCACGCCTGCTCAAAGCCATTGCCGCCACGCCCGACCCCGATTCGACTTTGACCAATCTGGAAAAGGTCAGCGACTCGCTCGGCGGTAAAGGCGTCTTGTGGGAATTGTTCAGCTTCAATCCTCCCTCGATGACGCTGTACGTCGAAATCTGTTCGTTCAGCGAGTTGCTCTCGGGCATGTTGATCAGCAATCCGGGCATGATCGACGAATTGATGGACAGCCTGGTGCTGAACAAGCTGCCCTCGCGCGACGATTTGGGCACGATGCTAGCCGAGCTGAGTCGCGGCGCCGAGGATCTCGACCCGATCCTGCACAGCTTCAAGAACACGCAGCAGTTGTACGTCGGGGTGCGCAACATTCTGGCCAAGGAAGATATTGCATCAACGCTCGCAGCGCTGACGAATATCGCCGAGGTCTGCCTGGAGCGGATCGCGCTCGTGGAGTACGAAAAGCTCACCGCCAAGCTTGGCACGCCCACCATCGGCGAAGGTTCGCGCGCTGGCGAACCCTGCTCGTGGACCATCCTGGGCATGGGCAAGCTGGGCGGCCGCGAGCTGAATTTTCACAGCGATCTGGACGTCGTCTTTCTGTACGAAGCCGACGGCATGACGACCCATGCCCGCCGCCGCCAGGCCGAAACCACGACGAATCAACATTTCTTCAGCGAACTTGGACAGCGCATCATCAAGATCGCCAGCCGCCTCAGCCCTTACGGCAAACTGTATGAAGTCGATCCGCGGTTGCGTCCGACAGGCCGCTCGGGGGCGCTCGCGACCAGCTTCGCCGAATTCGCGCGCTACTTCGCCGAAGGAGAAGGGCAACTCTGGGAGCGGCAGGCGCTGACCAAGGCACGCCCGGTCTTTGGCACCGACGACGCCGCGATGGAAGCCGCCGAGCTGGTGCTGCACGCCGCCTACGATCAACCGTGGCAGTCGCAATACGCCCGCGACATTCACGCGATGCGGTTACGGCTCGAAGAAAACGCACCGCAATGGAACCTGAAGCGCGGCCGCGGCGGCATCGTCGATATCGAGTTCACCGCGCAAATGCTGCAACTCGCGCACGGCCGCAAACACCCCAGCCTGCGCGTGGCCAACACGCTCGACGCGCTGGCGGCGCTACGGGCCGCGGGCGTGCTCTCGGCTAAGGACGCCGATTTTCTCACCGCCAGCTACCGTTATCTGCGCAGCGTCGAAGGGGGTTTGCGCTTGATGAACTCGCGCGCCCGCAACACGCTGCCGCAAGAGCCGCTCGACCTGGCCAAGCTGGCCAAACGCCAAGGCGCCGCCGACCCGCAAGCCCTCTTAGACCAGTGCGGGCAATACATGGCCGGCAACCGCGCCTGCTTCGAACGCGCGGTAGCGACGGCGGGCAAGTAATGCTTGTATCCCACCAAGTCTAGGAATCTTGGGTGCCATGCTCACGCTGGTGTGAGCATGTGTCGCGAGACGTTGTGATCTCTTTTGTGGTGCGCCCGTCTCGGCTGCAAAGCCGTTGCTCTCGTGGCACTCCGCCGCTTCATGCAGAGCAAATCAGAACTCGTCCACGGATTCCGCAGATTGACGCAGATTTTCAGAACCGGATTGAGCCTCGCTCTTCTGTCTGCGAAATTTGTGTAATCTGCGGATGCATTCGTGCTTTTGCTTTTTGTGGTGCGGCCGTCTCGGCTGCACAGTTTTTCAGTGCATTGCGCACCTGAAACGGCTCGGCGCGTAGTGCAAGTGGCCAATTCTGCGCGCTGACAC from the Pirellulales bacterium genome contains:
- the miaB gene encoding tRNA (N6-isopentenyl adenosine(37)-C2)-methylthiotransferase MiaB; this encodes MPKLYIETVGCQMNMLDSELVVASLRKQGYELVASAREADTILFNTCSVRQHAEDKIYSALGRLKHAKTHNPKKIIGVLGCMAQKDQQLIFDRAPYVDLVVGPGQLHQIPTLISEIAAGSGPRMEVSLDRTAGSRAEVERSFESYDPLRDEQMRPSPYQAFVRIMIGCDKFCTYCIVPKVRGPEQSRPAAQIEIEARRLADEGCREITLLGQTVNSYKHTADGRTARLSDLLVRLHEISGLDRIKFVTNYPKDMTDELLTAVRDLPKCSHYLHVPVQSGSDAVLKRMKRGYTVGEYREMLARIRETIPDAAVTSDFIVGFCGETEEDFEQSAELLREGRFKNSFVFKYSERPGTKGAELFPDDVPDDVKRRRNNELLALQAAISEEDNQAFLGRQVEVLVEGPSKMNRATDGKLQLTGRTNCDRIVVFDGNERLVGQFLPVVIYDANAWTLFGSVVTSHVGPEVYSL
- the glnE gene encoding bifunctional [glutamate--ammonia ligase]-adenylyl-L-tyrosine phosphorylase/[glutamate--ammonia-ligase] adenylyltransferase gives rise to the protein MEIGRLHHFLDNPAEADGWLRSWGLENLERGHANLVNMATAGIPLDLLATLCDQLAEHLPRSSNPDMALNNLDRFIQASRSPLAIGSLFERDLEALPDLLQIMATSQYLSDLLVLDPGAYDLLRITEGQPVARDVLVEELAAEVAALDDDHAVMTALRRYKRRETLRISYGDIIRNQPLSTVTAQISYLADAIVESAVRFARRRLIEKRGHPRGPDGSPARFVALAMGKLGGVELNYSSDIDLVFLYEIDGKTDGPRAIDNVEFFDRLVRDVVRLLSEATDLGVPYRVDLRLRPLGDRGPLVQSVEQSTHYYDVLGRTWERQAYVKARAVAGDLDLGQEFLAHLEPWIYRRYLALADITGIKALKRRIEHRTHTQGKDAFDVKTGEGGIRDVEFVIQFLQLLNGADMPQLRTGNTLEAIAQLENTGCLTHQERSLLEENYSFLRKIEHRLQIMFDLQTHSMPSDPQELRRLAIRMGYTDQKGKTALAGFENDYRTKTALNRKILDHLLHDAFGDDAETEPEVDLVLDPDPPPEQIESVLGRYPFRDVQLAYRNLQALASEKIRFLSTRRCRHFLASIAPRLLKAIAATPDPDSTLTNLEKVSDSLGGKGVLWELFSFNPPSMTLYVEICSFSELLSGMLISNPGMIDELMDSLVLNKLPSRDDLGTMLAELSRGAEDLDPILHSFKNTQQLYVGVRNILAKEDIASTLAALTNIAEVCLERIALVEYEKLTAKLGTPTIGEGSRAGEPCSWTILGMGKLGGRELNFHSDLDVVFLYEADGMTTHARRRQAETTTNQHFFSELGQRIIKIASRLSPYGKLYEVDPRLRPTGRSGALATSFAEFARYFAEGEGQLWERQALTKARPVFGTDDAAMEAAELVLHAAYDQPWQSQYARDIHAMRLRLEENAPQWNLKRGRGGIVDIEFTAQMLQLAHGRKHPSLRVANTLDALAALRAAGVLSAKDADFLTASYRYLRSVEGGLRLMNSRARNTLPQEPLDLAKLAKRQGAADPQALLDQCGQYMAGNRACFERAVATAGK